One segment of Tenrec ecaudatus isolate mTenEca1 chromosome 1, mTenEca1.hap1, whole genome shotgun sequence DNA contains the following:
- the LOC142449354 gene encoding olfactory receptor 7A10-like has translation MEPGNHTQFPEFILLGLSEEAELQPLLFGLFLSMYLVTFTGNLLIILAITTDSHLHTPMYFFLSNLSFTDICFTSTTVPKMLMNIQMQNRVITYEDCITQMYFFLLFVGLDNFLLTVMAYDRLVAICHPLHYMVIMNPRFSGLLLLVSWVLSFLQSLLNVLLVLQLSFCTELEISHFFCEFNQVVHLACSDTFLNDLVMYLTTGILGVIPVSGILFSYMKIVSSILKISSVGGKYKAFSTCGSHLSVVSLFYGTALGVYLSLAAIDNSRATAIASVMYTVATPMLNPFIYSLRNKDIKQALRKLFS, from the coding sequence ATGGAACCAGGAAACCACACTCAGTTTCCAGAATTCATCCTTCTGGGGCTTTCTGAAGAGgcagagctgcagcccctcctctttggactgttcctctccatgtacctggtcaccttcactgggaacctgctcatcatcctggccatcaccacagactcccacctccacacacccatgtacttcttcctctccaacctctcctttACTGACATCTGTTTCACCTCCACCACTGTCCCAAAGATGCTGATGAATATCCAGATGCAGAACAGAGTTATTACATATGAAGACTGCATCACACAGATGTACTTTTTCTTGCTTTTTGTGGGCTTAGACAACTTTTTATTGACAGTGATGGCCTATGATCGTTTAGTGGCCATTTGTCACCCACTGCACTATATGGTCATCATGAACCCAAGATTCTCTGGCCTCCTGCTTCTGGTCTCCTGGGTATTGTCATTTCTGCAGTCTCTATTAAATGTTTTATTGGTTTTGCAACTGTCTTTTTGTACAGAACTGGAAATctcccattttttctgtgaatttAATCAGGTCGTCCATCTTGCTTGTTCTGACACATTCCTCAATGACTTAGTCATGTATTTAACAACTGGAATTCTGGGTGTTATTCCAGTCAGTGGGATCCTTTTCTCTTACATGAAGATTGTGTcctccattttgaaaatttcatcaGTTGGGGGCaaatataaagccttttccacctgtgggtCTCACCTCTCCGTGGTCTCCTTGTTCTATGGTACAGCTTTAGGGGTTTATCTTAGTTTGGCTGCTATTGACAACTCCAGGGCCACTGCAATAGCCTCAGTGATGTACACTGTAGCCACACCCATGCTGAATCCTTTTATCTACAGTCTGAGAAATAAAGACATAAAGCAAGCCCTAAGAAAACTTTTCAGCTAA